In Rhizobium binae, the DNA window TGAAGCAGGTCGAGATTCCCTTCCCGGAAAAGGCGCTGGATCGCTATGCGTTCCAATATTCCGGCGGCATGCGCCAGCGCGCGATGATTGCCATGGCCCTGGCCTGTAAGCCGCAGCTTCTGATCGCCGACGAACCGACCACGGCCCTCGACGTGACCACCCAGGCGGAAATTCTCGACCTGATCGCCCGGCTGCAGAAGGCCAATGGCATGGCCGTTCTCTTCATCACCCATGACATGGGCGTGGTCGCACAGATCGCCGACGACGTGCTCGTGATGCACAATGGTGTGGCGAAGGAATATGCGCCGGTCGAGCAGATCTTCCATGCGCCGAAAGACGATTATACCCGCATGCTGATCGGCTCGGTGCTGAAGCTGGAGCAGAAGGCCGAAATCCGGCTGGCACGTGCTCCGCTCGACAGGACGGCGGCGCCAATCCTCGAACTGCGCAATCTGTCGATGAATTTCGGTGAAGTGAAAGCGCTGGACGATGTCTCCATTTCGCTGCTGCCGGGCGAGACGCTCGGCATTGTCGGCGAAAGCGGATCCGGCAAGACGACGATGGGCCGCTCGATCATGCGACTGCTCGATCCGACCGCCGGCGAAATCCTCTACCGCCGCGCCGGCGGCGACGTCATCGATCTGGCAACGGCAAAAGGCCAGACGCTCGCCGCTGCACGGCGGGAATTGCGCATGGTGTTCCAGGATCCGTTCGGCTCCCTCAATCCACGCATGACCGTTTCCCAGATCATTGGCGAGCCTTTGCTCGTCAATGGCGTTGCAAAGGGAAGGGCGTTGGACGAGCGCGTCTGCCAACTCATGGAGCAGGTTGGCCTCGATCCGAGGGCGCGCGAACGCTACCCGCACGCTTTCTCCGGCGGCCAGCGCCAGCGCATAGGCATTGCCCGTGCCATCACGCTCAATCCGCGTGTCATCGTCGCCGACGAGGCGACGTCGGCGCTCGACGTGTCCGTGCGCTCGCAGGTGCTCGATCTTCTAATGCGCCTGCAGGATCAACTCGGTCTCGCCTATATCTTCATCAGCCACGATATCGGCGTCATCCGCTACATGTGCGACCGCGTCGGCGTCATGTACAAAGGCCAGCTCGTCGAAATCGGCGATGCGGAGAAGGTCTGCAATACACCCGAGCACGCCTATACGCAGGCGCTCATTTCAGCCATTCCACGCCCGGATCCGCGCGACCGCGATCATTCGAGGCGCTTCCGCTACATCCCGCCTGAAAGTCTGAAGCCC includes these proteins:
- a CDS encoding ABC transporter ATP-binding protein; protein product: MTDIVSIAGRPLLQVKNLTVEFPLRTGVFRAVNDLSFSIEPGKTLCVVGESGSGKSVTARSILQIVDAPGRISGGSITLNHQSGGSTDLTSLNPRGRQIRAIRGRDIAMIFQEPMSSLSPIHTVGNQIVEALRLHTRMSKAEARAEAVSLLKQVEIPFPEKALDRYAFQYSGGMRQRAMIAMALACKPQLLIADEPTTALDVTTQAEILDLIARLQKANGMAVLFITHDMGVVAQIADDVLVMHNGVAKEYAPVEQIFHAPKDDYTRMLIGSVLKLEQKAEIRLARAPLDRTAAPILELRNLSMNFGEVKALDDVSISLLPGETLGIVGESGSGKTTMGRSIMRLLDPTAGEILYRRAGGDVIDLATAKGQTLAAARRELRMVFQDPFGSLNPRMTVSQIIGEPLLVNGVAKGRALDERVCQLMEQVGLDPRARERYPHAFSGGQRQRIGIARAITLNPRVIVADEATSALDVSVRSQVLDLLMRLQDQLGLAYIFISHDIGVIRYMCDRVGVMYKGQLVEIGDAEKVCNTPEHAYTQALISAIPRPDPRDRDHSRRFRYIPPESLKPDSLKNASSQR